The bacterium genome contains a region encoding:
- a CDS encoding ABC transporter ATP-binding protein, translated as MKPSVDLRSVAKSFGAKVVVADVSFSARRGECFGLMGPNGAGKSTTLKMIHGFIRPSAGTILVNGVDVAASPREARAALGIAPQEDLLDSDLSVARNLYFHGRYHRLSREDARRRCASLLRESGLDGHADEPVSHLSTGLRRRLVLARALLTDPAIVILDEPTRGLDRESRQQCLATLSSLKERGATLILATHDLAEAEALCDRAAVLEEGRIRAEGSLWEILREHRAGGPEAAVFGNGAC; from the coding sequence GTGAAGCCGTCCGTCGACCTGCGCTCGGTGGCGAAGTCCTTCGGGGCCAAGGTGGTCGTCGCGGACGTCAGCTTCTCGGCGCGCCGCGGGGAGTGCTTCGGGCTGATGGGCCCCAACGGCGCGGGCAAGTCGACGACCCTGAAGATGATCCACGGGTTCATCCGGCCCAGCGCCGGGACGATCCTCGTCAACGGCGTCGACGTGGCGGCATCCCCGCGCGAGGCCCGGGCGGCGCTCGGGATCGCCCCGCAGGAGGACCTCCTCGACTCCGACCTGAGCGTCGCCCGCAACCTCTACTTCCACGGCCGCTACCACCGCCTCTCGCGCGAGGACGCGCGCCGGCGCTGCGCGTCGCTGCTCCGGGAGAGCGGGCTCGACGGACACGCCGACGAGCCCGTGTCGCACCTCTCGACGGGCCTGCGCCGGCGCCTGGTCCTGGCGCGGGCGCTGCTGACCGACCCGGCGATCGTGATCCTCGACGAGCCGACGCGCGGCCTGGACCGCGAGAGCCGCCAGCAATGCCTCGCGACGCTCTCGTCGCTCAAGGAGCGCGGCGCCACGCTGATCCTCGCCACCCACGACCTGGCCGAGGCCGAGGCCCTCTGCGACCGGGCCGCGGTCCTCGAAGAAGGGCGGATCCGCGCGGAGGGCTCGCTCTGGGAGATCCTGCGCGAGCATCGGGCCGGCGGGCCCGAGGCGGCGGTCTTCGGGAATGGCGCATGCTGA
- a CDS encoding right-handed parallel beta-helix repeat-containing protein — translation MASVWFRPVLLAAAVSLLLAARPPWAGAAPLEIESDTVWQGTVDVGGEVRVKRGATLLVQPGSVVRFATERTAAGEPAARLVVNGVLVAQGTPSQPIVFTSAAGEPRPGDWGGIAIEHANERTSRISHARIEYAETGLSGNTSLLLVDNATVRASRLGVSAGVELNGSILDSTISGNDQGMKYFQASAFQVEHCEITGNGAGGIACLMGSSPALRRSTVAGNGGHGISCVQGSSPLIEGNAIRGHGQGIHVELQSRPLIRNNIITENDTGVWAEKYAFPTIAANDIRRNGVGIYCNFASYPVINGNNLDDNRRFAVVVGDNMSIKVEKLIPYRAGGSALAAAPAAPEALPPQTRKFTPFAVGEEGLVDARGNWWGAAALSEMERLGAEGNISVIEDFHDKPEVFYFDKPFPRDRVAFSSWEPRPLTDTGPPPSRVARIAGTVRSAGVPVPGVRVHAYKDVEGGFRGQGFAHSGPTAEDGSYTLYLPAGSYHLVAKGPRPAFPNAEAGPGDLYGLCAVNPVTVGAGETGTCAIDAAPLPAPGATERK, via the coding sequence ATGGCCAGCGTCTGGTTCCGTCCCGTCCTGCTCGCCGCCGCGGTGTCGCTGCTGCTGGCCGCCCGGCCCCCGTGGGCCGGCGCCGCACCGCTCGAGATCGAGTCCGACACGGTCTGGCAGGGGACGGTCGACGTGGGCGGGGAGGTCCGGGTGAAGCGGGGGGCCACCCTGCTCGTCCAGCCGGGGAGCGTCGTGCGCTTCGCGACGGAGCGGACCGCCGCGGGCGAGCCGGCAGCGCGCCTCGTGGTCAACGGCGTGCTGGTCGCGCAGGGGACGCCGTCGCAGCCGATCGTGTTCACCTCGGCCGCCGGCGAGCCCCGCCCGGGGGACTGGGGCGGGATCGCCATCGAGCATGCCAATGAGCGGACCAGCAGGATCAGCCACGCGCGCATCGAGTACGCCGAGACCGGCCTCTCCGGGAACACCTCGCTGCTCCTCGTCGACAACGCGACCGTGCGCGCCAGCCGGCTCGGCGTCTCGGCGGGCGTCGAGCTCAACGGCTCGATCCTCGACTCGACGATCTCCGGCAACGACCAGGGCATGAAGTACTTCCAGGCGTCGGCGTTCCAGGTGGAACATTGCGAGATCACCGGCAACGGCGCGGGGGGCATCGCGTGCCTGATGGGCAGCTCGCCCGCGCTGCGGCGTTCGACCGTGGCGGGCAACGGCGGGCACGGCATCTCGTGCGTCCAGGGCTCGTCGCCCCTGATCGAGGGCAACGCCATCCGCGGCCACGGGCAGGGCATCCACGTCGAACTGCAGTCGCGGCCGCTGATCCGCAACAACATCATCACCGAGAACGACACCGGCGTCTGGGCCGAGAAGTACGCGTTCCCGACGATCGCCGCCAACGACATCCGCCGCAACGGGGTCGGCATCTACTGCAACTTCGCCTCCTACCCCGTGATCAACGGGAACAACCTCGACGACAACCGCAGGTTCGCGGTCGTCGTCGGCGACAACATGTCCATCAAGGTGGAGAAGCTCATCCCGTACCGCGCCGGCGGGAGCGCCCTCGCGGCCGCGCCCGCCGCTCCGGAGGCGCTGCCGCCGCAGACGAGGAAGTTCACGCCGTTCGCGGTCGGCGAGGAGGGGCTCGTGGACGCCCGCGGGAACTGGTGGGGCGCGGCGGCGCTCTCGGAGATGGAGCGGCTCGGCGCCGAGGGCAACATCTCGGTCATCGAGGACTTCCACGACAAGCCCGAGGTGTTCTACTTCGACAAGCCCTTTCCGCGCGACCGGGTGGCCTTCTCGTCCTGGGAGCCCCGCCCCCTGACGGACACCGGGCCGCCGCCGAGCCGAGTCGCGCGGATCGCCGGCACGGTGCGCTCCGCGGGCGTCCCCGTCCCGGGCGTGCGGGTGCATGCCTACAAGGACGTCGAGGGAGGCTTCAGGGGGCAGGGCTTCGCCCATTCCGGCCCCACGGCGGAGGATGGGAGCTACACCCTCTACCTGCCCGCCGGGTCCTACCACCTCGTCGCCAAGGGCCCGCGCCCGGCGTTCCCGAACGCCGAGGCGGGTCCCGGGGACCTCTACGGCCTCTGCGCGGTCAATCCCGTCACGGTCGGGGCCGGCGAGACCGGGACGTGCGCCATCGACGCCGCGCCGCTCCCGGCGCCGGGCGCGACGGAGCGCAAGTGA
- a CDS encoding carboxypeptidase-like regulatory domain-containing protein, with protein MNVLGRARGAWRAGALMGLALLLCASRLPADGQHEEPPPVVPTGSAQGNGLEGRVTVDGTPIAGGVVFVYLTYDDVLAFKPFAASTPSGDDGSYRLDLPPGKYFVVAKHRAAGPADGPLAVGDGLSFNGSNPITVDPGRYVHVGFSLPRKLAEVAYQDGADPATGSIEGVIEYQGRPLEGAGLRIFLDGKDLFRGQGYAVAPPTGADGTFRLDLLPESAFFLIVRKRAKGAGAGPIEEGDYFGYFVENPVQVHVGKTARVKFEVINKASEIGKDDSLFRATGTQITGRIVGTDGTVVPGVYAFAYEEKVMAHARPSFISRVVDKEGRYVINVSHGGVYYIGARSDYGDSPGLGEWYGRYDVTPDHSVRVETGKRVEGIDIVVEKINP; from the coding sequence ATGAACGTGCTGGGACGAGCGCGGGGCGCGTGGCGGGCGGGCGCCCTGATGGGCCTGGCCCTGCTGCTGTGCGCGTCGCGCCTTCCGGCTGACGGCCAGCACGAGGAGCCGCCTCCGGTCGTGCCGACCGGGAGCGCTCAGGGCAACGGCCTGGAGGGCCGCGTCACCGTCGACGGGACCCCGATCGCCGGCGGCGTCGTGTTCGTCTACCTGACGTACGACGACGTCCTGGCCTTCAAGCCGTTCGCGGCCTCCACGCCCAGCGGCGACGACGGTTCGTACCGGCTGGACCTGCCGCCGGGCAAGTACTTCGTCGTGGCGAAGCACCGCGCGGCCGGCCCGGCGGACGGGCCGCTCGCGGTGGGCGACGGCCTCTCCTTCAACGGCTCGAACCCGATCACCGTCGATCCCGGCAGGTACGTCCATGTCGGCTTCTCGCTGCCGCGCAAGCTCGCCGAGGTCGCCTACCAGGACGGCGCGGACCCGGCGACGGGGTCGATCGAGGGCGTCATCGAGTACCAGGGGCGCCCGCTGGAGGGCGCCGGCCTGCGCATCTTCCTCGACGGCAAGGACCTCTTCCGCGGCCAGGGCTACGCCGTCGCGCCGCCGACGGGCGCCGACGGCACCTTCCGCCTCGACCTGCTCCCCGAGAGCGCGTTCTTCCTCATCGTGCGCAAGCGCGCCAAGGGCGCCGGCGCCGGGCCGATCGAGGAGGGTGACTACTTCGGCTACTTCGTCGAGAACCCCGTGCAGGTGCACGTGGGCAAGACCGCCCGGGTGAAGTTCGAGGTCATCAACAAGGCCAGCGAGATCGGCAAGGACGACAGCCTCTTCCGCGCCACCGGCACCCAGATCACGGGGCGCATCGTCGGCACGGACGGCACGGTCGTGCCCGGCGTCTACGCCTTCGCCTACGAGGAGAAGGTGATGGCGCACGCCCGCCCCTCGTTCATCTCGCGGGTGGTCGACAAGGAGGGGCGGTATGTCATCAACGTTTCCCACGGTGGCGTCTACTACATCGGCGCGCGCTCGGACTACGGGGACTCCCCCGGCCTCGGCGAGTGGTACGGCCGCTACGACGTCACCCCCGATCACTCCGTGCGCGTCGAGACGGGCAAGCGCGTCGAGGGGATCGACATCGTTGTCGAGAAGATCAACCCGTAG